A genomic region of Spea bombifrons isolate aSpeBom1 chromosome 9, aSpeBom1.2.pri, whole genome shotgun sequence contains the following coding sequences:
- the SYT11 gene encoding synaptotagmin-11 translates to MAQITSLPPSFDMSPVAAGFVGAAVLVVSVSVAIFLWTCCHHRAQKKNKNPPYKFVHMLKGISIYPETLSNKKKAIRKEKTPSDNCPSRANLTPDRAEAGLMEPERGPNGLGTATCTDQLPVRGDYGDEVSPVQSLTSGSSKTLSPASPEGEVALGSLTLSVDYNFPKKALVVTIQEAHGLPVMDEHSQASDPYIKMTILPDKKHRVKTRVLRKTLEPVFDETFTFYGIPYSQLHDLVLHFLVLSFDRFSRDDVIGEVMVPLAGIDPSTGKVQLTRDIIKRNIQKCMSRGELQVSLSYQPVAQRMTVVVLKAKHLPRMDITGLSDPYVKVNIYYGRKRIAKKKTHVKKCTLNPVFNESFIYDIPAELLPDISIEFLVIDFDRTTKNQVVGRIILGAHSVTADGAEHWREVCDNPRKLIAKWHNLSEY, encoded by the exons ATGGCCCAGATCACCAGCCTCCCTCCCAGCTTCG ATATGTCACCGGTGGCGGCCGGGTTCGTCGGTGCCGCCGTGCTGGTGGTGTCCGTCTCCGTGGCCATCTTTTTGTGGACCTGCTGCCACCACCGCGCacagaagaagaataaaaatcCACCGTACAAGTTTGTTCACATGCTGAAGGGCATTAGTATCTACCCCGAGACTCTAAGCAACAAAAAGAAAGCCATCCGCAAAGAGAAGACGCCCTCGGACAATTGCCCCTCCCGGGCAAACCTTACCCCGGACAGAGCCGAGGCTGGCTTAATGGAGCCTGAACGTGGTCCAAACGGACTTGGCACCGCCACCTGCACGGACCAGCTGCCCGTCAGAGGGGACTACGGGGACGAAGTAAGCCCGGTCCAGAGCCTGACGTCCGGCAGCAGCAAGACCCTGTCGCCGGCGTCCCCAGAAGGCGAGGTCGCGCTCGGATCCCTTACGCTCTCCGTGGACTACAACTTCCCAAAAAAAGCTTTGGTGGTGACCATCCAAGAGGCCCACGGGCTCCCCGTGATGGACGAACACTCCCAGGCCTCTGACCCCTATATTAAGATGACCATCCTACCCGACAAGAAGCACAGGGTGAAGACCAGGGTATTGCGAAAGACGCTCGAGCCCGTGTTTGACGAGACCTTCACCTTCTATGGGATTCCCTACAGTCAGCTCCACGACTTGGTGCTTCACTTCCTGGTGTTGAGCTTCGACCGTTTCTCGCGCGATGATGTCATCGGCGAAGTCATGGTGCCTCTGGCAGGGATCGACCCAAGCACTGGGAAAGTGCAGCTCACGAGAGACATCATCAAGAGGAACATTCAG AAATGTATGAGCCGGGGGGAGCTGCAGGTGTCGCTGTCCTACCAGCCCGTGGCTCAGAGAATGACTGTGGTGGTGTTAAAAGCCAAGCACCTGCCCAGAATGGACATCACTGGCCTCTCAG ACCCGTACGTCAAAGTGAACATCTACTACGGCAGGAAACGCATCGCCAAGAAGAAGACCCACGTGAAGAAGTGCACCCTGAACCCGGTGTTCAACGAATCCTTCATCTACGACATCCCCGCGGAGCTGCTGCCCGACATCAGCATCGAGTTCCTAGTCATCGACTTCGATCGCACCACCAAGAACCAGGTGGTGGGCAGGATCATCTTAGGGGCGCACAGCGTAACCGCCGACGGCGCCGAACATTGGCGGGAGGTGTGCGACAACCCCAGGAAGCTCATTGCCAAGTGGCATAATCTGAGCGAGTACTAG